A single window of Actinoallomurus bryophytorum DNA harbors:
- a CDS encoding histidine phosphatase family protein: MCPRMTAVDPEPPGLIPPNGPKRSVRNIALRDGVQQSRRSSNADGSSDMSGAASRFLYLTRHGEASPDESALTARGRRQARLLGERLRRFPLSTIYHGPLPRAEQSARLIGDQLDNVPIHVTEAAGDFVPYVPEVAELPPASVDYLVRRLKQIPPEERTQGPELAREALSQFTGPADDDEPRHELVVTHNFLIAWLVRAALDAPNWRWLGLNHCNAALTIIQYAPQRPSSVLTYNDMAHLPEDLRWTGFPLGFITKPAPSSGPQREASESLPAGKSLSRIVAKPLCI; encoded by the coding sequence ATGTGTCCGCGAATGACCGCTGTTGACCCTGAGCCACCTGGGCTAATACCCCCGAATGGCCCGAAACGAAGCGTCCGGAACATCGCGCTCCGAGATGGCGTCCAACAGAGTAGAAGATCGAGTAACGCAGACGGGAGCTCTGACATGTCGGGCGCTGCTAGTCGTTTCCTCTACCTCACGCGGCATGGTGAAGCTTCACCGGATGAGAGCGCCTTGACCGCCCGAGGCCGTCGGCAAGCTCGTCTGCTCGGCGAGCGGCTGCGCCGCTTCCCGTTGTCCACGATCTATCACGGGCCTCTGCCGCGGGCCGAACAGAGCGCGCGGCTCATCGGCGACCAACTCGACAACGTTCCTATTCACGTCACGGAAGCGGCCGGCGACTTCGTCCCGTACGTCCCGGAGGTGGCAGAACTCCCGCCCGCGTCCGTTGACTACCTCGTGCGACGCCTCAAGCAGATCCCGCCGGAAGAACGGACGCAAGGCCCGGAGCTGGCCCGTGAAGCCCTCAGCCAGTTCACCGGGCCGGCCGACGATGACGAGCCTCGCCACGAGTTGGTCGTCACCCACAATTTCCTCATCGCCTGGCTAGTCCGTGCCGCGCTGGATGCACCGAACTGGCGCTGGCTCGGGCTCAATCACTGCAACGCGGCCCTGACCATCATCCAATACGCACCCCAGCGTCCCTCGTCCGTACTGACCTACAACGACATGGCCCACCTTCCAGAGGACCTCCGCTGGACCGGATTCCCTCTGGGCTTCATAACTAAACCGGCGCCCTCATCGGGCCCGCAACGAGAGGCATCGGAATCGCTGCCAGCGGGAAAGTCGCTCTCACGGATCGTCGCTAAGCCGCTCTGTATCTGA
- a CDS encoding maleylpyruvate isomerase family mycothiol-dependent enzyme, protein MLKRSIEQWWDTLTDISWLGPPIDVRPLFAEQHVAFIDLLRQLTDDEWLRPTICPEWTVKDIAAHVLGDHVGRLSMHRDGEGFRVLHPHDAEPFTVYLDRINEEWVVTARRISTPLLIDLLSTVGEQIVRFWPTVDPAALGARVRWAGPGPLPFWLDAARDFSEYWTHHQQICDATGRAGLMDPEYLGPVLDTFLRALPYTLRNVTAPEGTVIEMSVTGSGGGAWTCIRGPERWKLQHQSSPAPTARVELSADTTWRLCTRGITPEEAIAQAHISGDRHLATAALQIVSIMWTPPDEQDEWPKHRTPGH, encoded by the coding sequence TTGCTCAAGCGTTCCATAGAGCAGTGGTGGGATACGTTGACTGATATTTCCTGGTTGGGACCGCCCATCGATGTTCGGCCGCTATTCGCCGAACAGCACGTCGCGTTCATCGACCTGCTGCGTCAGCTCACCGACGACGAATGGCTCAGGCCAACGATCTGTCCGGAATGGACCGTCAAGGACATCGCCGCACACGTGCTTGGCGATCACGTCGGGCGGTTGTCGATGCACCGTGACGGTGAGGGCTTCCGCGTACTGCACCCACATGACGCGGAACCGTTCACCGTCTATCTGGACCGCATCAACGAGGAATGGGTGGTCACCGCACGCCGGATCAGCACGCCGCTGTTGATTGATCTGCTCTCCACCGTCGGCGAGCAGATCGTGCGATTCTGGCCGACCGTTGATCCGGCTGCCCTCGGGGCGCGAGTGCGCTGGGCTGGGCCCGGGCCGCTCCCGTTCTGGCTTGACGCCGCGCGGGACTTCAGCGAGTACTGGACCCACCACCAGCAGATCTGTGACGCCACCGGCCGAGCCGGACTCATGGACCCCGAGTACCTCGGCCCCGTCCTGGACACCTTCCTACGGGCCTTGCCGTACACGCTGCGCAACGTGACCGCTCCCGAAGGCACCGTCATTGAGATGAGCGTGACCGGATCCGGTGGAGGAGCGTGGACCTGCATCCGTGGGCCGGAACGCTGGAAGCTGCAACATCAGTCGTCTCCAGCACCTACCGCACGGGTCGAGCTGTCCGCCGACACCACCTGGCGTCTGTGCACCCGCGGCATCACCCCCGAAGAGGCGATAGCACAAGCACACATCAGCGGTGACCGACACCTGGCAACGGCAGCCCTCCAGATCGTGTCGATCATGTGGACGCCACCCGACGAGCAGGATGAGTGGCCGAAGCACCGTACGCCGGGCCATTAA
- a CDS encoding VOC family protein, translating to MKVRVDLVAIVVDDYDRAVEFFVNALGFDLVEDSPSLTNDGRPKRWVVVRPPGGETGILLARADGEHQAAAVGNQVADRVGFFLQVDDFDAAHERMVAAGVEFVTSPRTEPYGRVAVFLDIAGNRWDLLGPPEGNRAPADR from the coding sequence ATGAAGGTGCGAGTCGATCTGGTCGCGATAGTCGTGGACGACTACGACCGAGCCGTCGAGTTCTTCGTCAACGCGTTGGGCTTCGATCTGGTCGAGGACTCGCCATCGCTGACGAACGACGGCCGCCCAAAGCGGTGGGTCGTCGTCCGGCCGCCGGGCGGCGAAACCGGCATCCTGCTCGCACGCGCGGACGGCGAGCATCAAGCCGCCGCGGTCGGAAACCAGGTCGCCGACCGGGTGGGGTTCTTCCTCCAGGTGGACGACTTCGACGCTGCCCACGAACGCATGGTGGCCGCAGGCGTCGAGTTCGTCACCTCGCCACGTACAGAGCCCTACGGACGGGTCGCCGTGTTCTTGGACATCGCCGGCAATCGTTGGGACCTGCTCGGGCCCCCTGAAGGGAACCGCGCGCCCGCAGACCGCTGA
- a CDS encoding DUF1707 SHOCT-like domain-containing protein — MPADPSSSPALRASDADRDRVIDLLRAAVTDGRLDPVEFDERLSAALVTRTVDALAPLTADLIAMPGSDNALTLARTPAAELLTIKEKHGAVRLDGRWTLPHRLALRTAWCDVRLDLTSAVRSGPELVIELRVSGGNVELVLAPGMVVDANELSVRHSNLAITRDAGDGTPETLHVRLVGRIRHGRIGTRWSA; from the coding sequence ATGCCGGCAGATCCGTCCAGCTCACCCGCGCTACGCGCGTCCGACGCGGACCGTGACCGGGTGATCGACCTGCTACGCGCCGCTGTCACCGACGGCCGGCTCGACCCGGTCGAGTTCGACGAGCGGCTGAGCGCGGCGCTGGTCACCCGCACCGTCGACGCGCTGGCTCCGCTCACCGCCGATCTGATCGCGATGCCGGGCAGCGACAACGCGCTGACACTCGCCAGGACGCCGGCCGCCGAACTGCTCACCATCAAGGAGAAGCACGGCGCGGTGCGCCTCGACGGCCGGTGGACGCTGCCGCACCGGCTGGCGCTGCGTACCGCGTGGTGCGACGTGAGGCTGGACCTGACCAGCGCGGTACGCAGCGGGCCCGAGTTGGTGATCGAGCTGCGGGTAAGCGGCGGCAACGTGGAGCTGGTCCTCGCACCGGGCATGGTGGTGGACGCGAACGAACTGTCGGTACGGCACAGCAATCTAGCGATCACCAGGGACGCGGGCGACGGCACGCCGGAGACGCTGCACGTCCGCCTGGTAGGCCGAATACGACACGGCCGGATCGGCACCCGATGGTCGGCATGA
- a CDS encoding levansucrase, which translates to MSTNRGLDELGMRLTEDGCEVRTDQVGGRPALVGHRVDFLPQMLFSRIHLYTVAADLERVTGDDVWGFAAEVSRYVTSTSNSLRGAQSGIAAFSVLISPNVTGDAIEASSGKAPVRFALRVQPVVVDASNGAVHTNRKGQVFGFMMNGHLRRKVNLYLPAPATTA; encoded by the coding sequence ATGAGCACCAACCGCGGTCTCGACGAACTCGGCATGCGTCTGACGGAGGACGGCTGCGAGGTCCGGACCGACCAGGTCGGGGGACGTCCCGCTCTCGTCGGTCATCGCGTGGACTTCCTGCCGCAGATGCTCTTCTCCCGGATCCACCTCTACACCGTGGCCGCCGACCTCGAACGGGTCACCGGTGACGACGTGTGGGGCTTCGCGGCCGAGGTCTCCCGCTACGTGACGAGCACGTCGAACAGCCTGCGCGGCGCGCAGAGCGGGATCGCCGCTTTCAGCGTCCTCATCAGCCCGAACGTCACCGGCGACGCGATCGAGGCGAGTTCGGGGAAGGCGCCCGTACGGTTCGCGCTACGCGTCCAACCGGTGGTCGTGGATGCCTCCAACGGTGCGGTGCACACCAACCGCAAGGGCCAGGTCTTCGGCTTCATGATGAACGGCCATCTGCGCCGCAAGGTGAACCTCTACCTTCCCGCCCCGGCGACCACGGCCTGA
- a CDS encoding NADAR family protein gives MPITEPGPRSVADVCRLQEQGHRMKYLFFWGHQPSASVGKGCLSQWYEGYPFTVDGVTYRTAEHWMMAQKARLFGDEETFARIVEAGHPRQAKELGREISAFDEATWVARRLEIVAAGNAAKFGRYPVLKAYLLGTGSRILVEASPLDRIWGIGMAADDDHATQPHLWKGLNLLGFALMEARTRLAEGR, from the coding sequence ATGCCGATCACCGAACCCGGACCGCGTAGCGTCGCCGACGTCTGTCGTCTGCAGGAGCAGGGGCATCGGATGAAATACCTGTTCTTCTGGGGTCATCAGCCGTCCGCCTCCGTCGGCAAGGGCTGCCTGAGCCAGTGGTATGAGGGATACCCCTTCACCGTCGACGGAGTGACCTACCGCACCGCCGAGCACTGGATGATGGCGCAGAAGGCACGGCTGTTCGGTGACGAGGAGACCTTCGCCCGCATCGTCGAGGCGGGCCATCCGCGGCAGGCCAAGGAACTCGGCCGGGAGATCAGCGCGTTCGATGAGGCCACGTGGGTCGCTCGACGCCTTGAGATCGTCGCCGCCGGTAACGCCGCGAAGTTCGGCCGGTACCCCGTGCTGAAGGCCTATCTGCTCGGCACCGGATCACGAATCCTGGTCGAAGCCAGCCCACTGGACCGGATCTGGGGCATCGGCATGGCCGCCGACGACGACCATGCGACGCAACCCCACCTGTGGAAAGGCCTCAACCTGCTCGGCTTCGCCCTCATGGAGGCGCGCACCCGGCTCGCCGAAGGTCGATGA
- a CDS encoding FHA domain-containing protein, giving the protein MPAIAVKLAGLTSVFHDRFAIGTRSDCDLVLYDQDASPLHALVVPDENGWQVEDMGSLRGVRVNGRPCATARLEKGDRVRLGSTTLVMVPI; this is encoded by the coding sequence ATGCCCGCGATAGCCGTAAAACTCGCCGGACTGACGTCCGTCTTCCACGACCGATTCGCCATCGGCACACGTTCCGACTGTGACCTGGTGCTCTACGACCAGGATGCCAGCCCACTGCACGCTCTGGTCGTGCCGGACGAGAACGGCTGGCAGGTCGAGGACATGGGCTCCCTGCGCGGCGTACGCGTCAACGGCCGGCCGTGCGCGACCGCCCGGCTCGAAAAGGGCGACCGGGTACGGCTGGGAAGCACGACTCTTGTCATGGTCCCGATCTGA
- a CDS encoding SDR family oxidoreductase: MLLVTGATGNIGRPLVRELSARGAKARILVRDPARAAGLPESAERVVADLTEPATLAPAFAGVDRLFLLTPGIDTAPVAHAVAAAQDAGVRHIVHLSSTNVLGDPMPAMGRWHHEREEIIRASGIPATFLRPGGFMTNALEWTGTIRDGYVVDPIGPGRFAPIDPADIAAVAAVCMTEDGHPGRSYSLTGDETLTVTEQVQIIAEVIGAPIEVRSPTSPEEAVRSRFPASAPPALVDAITEGFLLMRADTVGFRTDTVSQLLRRRPASFRDWCVRNADAFRPR; the protein is encoded by the coding sequence ATGCTACTGGTCACCGGCGCCACCGGAAACATCGGCCGCCCACTCGTACGCGAGCTCTCCGCGAGGGGTGCCAAGGCGCGCATCTTGGTCCGCGACCCGGCCCGCGCCGCGGGCCTGCCCGAATCGGCCGAACGCGTCGTCGCGGACCTGACCGAACCCGCGACGTTGGCACCCGCCTTCGCCGGGGTCGACCGCCTGTTCCTGCTCACGCCGGGCATCGACACCGCCCCCGTGGCCCATGCCGTCGCCGCCGCGCAGGATGCCGGTGTGCGTCACATCGTCCACCTGTCCTCCACGAACGTCCTGGGCGACCCGATGCCCGCCATGGGCCGCTGGCACCACGAACGCGAAGAGATCATCCGCGCCTCGGGGATACCGGCCACGTTCCTGCGCCCTGGCGGCTTCATGACCAACGCCCTGGAGTGGACCGGCACCATCCGCGACGGGTACGTCGTCGACCCGATCGGCCCGGGGCGCTTCGCACCGATCGACCCAGCCGACATCGCTGCCGTCGCCGCGGTCTGCATGACCGAGGACGGACATCCGGGCAGGTCGTACTCCCTGACCGGAGACGAGACGCTGACCGTCACCGAGCAGGTCCAGATCATCGCCGAGGTGATCGGAGCCCCCATCGAGGTCCGCTCACCGACCTCGCCTGAGGAGGCCGTCCGATCCCGCTTCCCCGCCAGCGCACCCCCGGCGCTGGTCGACGCCATCACGGAGGGATTTCTGCTGATGCGCGCCGACACGGTCGGCTTTCGTACGGACACCGTCTCGCAGCTGCTCCGCCGCCGTCCCGCGTCGTTCAGGGACTGGTGCGTCCGCAACGCCGACGCCTTCCGGCCCCGCTGA
- a CDS encoding MarR family winged helix-turn-helix transcriptional regulator, whose protein sequence is MPEFLDLHSRTSKVLRAVAEGAMQRHGLHLGQNHLLAALWEQDGRTPGEVAATLNVTTPTVVKMATRMTTAGLLTRRRDDKDNRLVRLWLTDAGRALQEPIEAERHLMEEQITAGLTDAEREHLLSALAKIHDSASDLLSRPISADPAGA, encoded by the coding sequence ATGCCCGAGTTCCTCGACCTGCACAGCAGAACGTCGAAGGTGCTACGGGCCGTGGCCGAGGGCGCCATGCAACGTCATGGCCTGCACCTCGGCCAGAACCACCTGCTCGCGGCGCTGTGGGAACAGGACGGCCGCACGCCCGGTGAGGTGGCCGCCACGCTGAACGTCACCACGCCCACCGTGGTCAAGATGGCCACCCGCATGACCACCGCCGGGCTGCTCACCCGCCGGCGCGACGACAAGGACAACCGGCTCGTACGGCTCTGGCTCACCGACGCCGGGCGCGCGCTGCAGGAGCCGATCGAGGCAGAACGGCATCTGATGGAAGAGCAGATCACCGCCGGCCTCACCGACGCCGAACGCGAACACCTCCTCAGCGCGCTTGCGAAGATCCACGATTCGGCGAGCGACCTGCTGAGCCGGCCGATCAGCGCCGACCCGGCCGGCGCCTGA
- a CDS encoding YbaB/EbfC family nucleoid-associated protein, which produces MEAFGGSPGGGSVKDLVSLIAEQNTRLRETQAQLTQLRGIGCSADERVRVEVDRFGALAELRIDPRAMRLGSEALAEAILDAARQGARDAEARAEEMMRPLVEEMTETTRMDPGRAGFAGPELEDILDVLRDVRRGV; this is translated from the coding sequence ATGGAGGCGTTCGGTGGTTCGCCGGGCGGCGGCTCGGTCAAGGATCTGGTCTCGCTGATCGCGGAGCAGAACACGCGGCTTCGGGAGACGCAGGCGCAACTGACGCAGCTGCGCGGGATAGGCTGCTCCGCCGACGAAAGAGTACGGGTCGAAGTGGATCGCTTCGGTGCCCTCGCCGAGCTGCGGATCGACCCGCGCGCCATGCGGCTGGGGTCGGAGGCACTGGCCGAGGCGATCCTCGACGCGGCCCGGCAGGGCGCACGCGACGCCGAGGCGCGGGCGGAGGAGATGATGCGACCGTTGGTCGAGGAGATGACGGAGACCACAAGGATGGATCCGGGTCGTGCCGGGTTCGCCGGACCGGAGCTGGAGGACATCCTTGACGTCCTGCGGGACGTACGGCGCGGCGTGTGA
- a CDS encoding maleylpyruvate isomerase N-terminal domain-containing protein has protein sequence MAQVRELYLAAAASAAELIAAPQVAAAWEEPSALAKLDVQGLAGHLAAQIFFVPQMLSGPAAEEEVISIHEYYARASWIGSDLEDEFNTGIRDGGRKIAADGPAALAAEARAAVEKLRTDLPGAPPRPVRRSSWGAFSLSLDDFVTSRLLELAVHSDDLAYSVGAPTPELPAEATETVVDLLSRIALRRHGATNVLRALSRAERAPSSISAL, from the coding sequence ATGGCGCAGGTCAGAGAGCTCTACCTCGCGGCGGCGGCTTCGGCGGCGGAACTCATCGCCGCACCTCAGGTGGCCGCGGCGTGGGAGGAGCCCAGCGCGCTGGCGAAGCTCGACGTCCAGGGCCTCGCGGGCCATCTGGCCGCCCAGATCTTCTTCGTTCCGCAGATGCTCTCCGGGCCGGCGGCCGAGGAAGAGGTCATCTCGATCCACGAGTACTACGCGCGGGCGAGCTGGATCGGATCGGATCTCGAGGACGAGTTCAACACGGGGATACGGGACGGCGGGCGCAAAATCGCGGCCGACGGCCCAGCGGCGCTCGCGGCCGAAGCGCGTGCCGCCGTCGAGAAGCTGCGGACCGACCTGCCGGGCGCCCCGCCGCGGCCGGTGCGACGCTCCTCCTGGGGGGCGTTCTCGCTCAGCCTGGACGACTTCGTGACGAGCCGGCTTCTGGAGCTCGCCGTGCACTCCGACGATCTCGCCTACAGCGTGGGGGCGCCGACGCCCGAACTGCCCGCCGAGGCCACCGAGACCGTCGTCGACCTGCTGTCACGGATCGCGCTCCGCCGCCACGGCGCGACCAACGTCCTGCGTGCGCTCTCCCGCGCGGAGCGCGCTCCCTCCTCGATCTCCGCGCTCTAG
- a CDS encoding GNAT family N-acetyltransferase — protein sequence MHDADPDEAARRVDEYSDLYAEVHAGPPYSWGPEYADLFRRRFETQRQQEGFALVEARTAGTLIGMGYGVGLVPTTPWWQNLLGPLPPDVTEERPGRTWAMAELMVTEHWRRLHLAEAIHDRLLDGRPEERATITVLPAAAAAQAAVLKWGWQKLGQKRNPLPGAPVFDVLVKALGR from the coding sequence TTGCATGACGCCGACCCCGACGAGGCCGCTCGGCGGGTAGACGAATACAGCGACCTGTACGCCGAGGTCCACGCCGGCCCGCCGTACTCCTGGGGGCCGGAGTACGCCGATCTGTTCCGCCGCCGTTTCGAGACACAGCGGCAGCAGGAGGGGTTCGCGCTGGTCGAGGCCAGGACCGCGGGCACGCTGATCGGGATGGGTTACGGCGTCGGTCTCGTGCCGACGACCCCCTGGTGGCAGAACCTCCTCGGCCCGCTGCCGCCCGATGTCACCGAAGAACGGCCGGGCCGCACGTGGGCGATGGCCGAGCTGATGGTGACCGAGCACTGGCGGCGGCTCCATCTAGCCGAGGCCATCCACGATCGGCTGCTGGATGGCAGGCCCGAGGAGCGGGCTACGATTACCGTGCTTCCGGCCGCGGCGGCCGCCCAGGCCGCCGTACTGAAGTGGGGCTGGCAGAAGCTCGGCCAGAAGCGGAACCCCCTGCCCGGCGCGCCCGTCTTCGACGTCCTGGTGAAGGCGCTCGGACGGTAG
- a CDS encoding proteasome assembly chaperone family protein: MADQTELYTLAEEIPELERPVLLYFLDGFMDAGGAGRLATEHLVSSMSPRTVATFDVDSLIDYRSRRPPMTFDTTHWVDYQAPELTVQACEDAVGVPFLVLTGPEPDRSWERFSAAVVSLTERLDVSLSVGLHGIPMAVPHTRETELTPHGNRPDLLGESTSWISRVEVPGSASALLEYRLDAAGHDAIGFTAHVPHYLAQAEYPSAAIALLNGITAATGLAFRTSALEEAAVLAKKQIDEQVAASDEVAEAVRGLEARYDAVAAAASSSLPLAAPGARMPDGDEIAAEFERFLAEQEE, from the coding sequence GTGGCGGACCAGACGGAGTTGTACACGTTGGCCGAGGAGATTCCCGAGCTGGAACGGCCGGTGTTGCTGTACTTCCTGGACGGGTTCATGGACGCGGGCGGTGCCGGACGCCTCGCCACCGAGCATCTGGTGAGCTCGATGAGCCCGCGGACGGTGGCGACCTTCGACGTCGACTCGTTGATCGACTACCGGTCCCGCCGGCCGCCGATGACCTTCGACACGACCCACTGGGTCGACTACCAGGCGCCCGAGCTGACCGTGCAGGCATGCGAGGACGCCGTCGGCGTGCCGTTCCTGGTGCTGACCGGGCCCGAGCCGGACCGGTCGTGGGAGCGGTTCAGCGCCGCGGTGGTCTCGCTCACCGAGCGGCTCGACGTGAGTCTGTCGGTGGGACTGCACGGCATTCCGATGGCGGTGCCGCACACGAGAGAGACCGAGCTGACCCCGCACGGCAACCGGCCCGACCTGCTCGGTGAGAGCACGTCGTGGATCAGCCGCGTCGAGGTGCCCGGCAGCGCGAGCGCGCTGCTCGAATACCGGCTGGACGCGGCGGGCCACGACGCGATCGGGTTCACCGCGCATGTGCCGCACTACCTCGCCCAGGCGGAGTACCCCTCCGCGGCGATCGCCCTGCTGAACGGCATCACCGCCGCGACCGGCCTGGCGTTCCGCACGAGTGCGCTGGAAGAGGCCGCGGTGCTGGCCAAGAAGCAGATCGACGAGCAGGTCGCCGCCTCCGACGAGGTGGCCGAGGCGGTACGCGGCCTGGAGGCGCGCTACGACGCCGTCGCCGCGGCGGCGAGCAGCAGCCTGCCGCTGGCCGCTCCGGGCGCGCGCATGCCGGACGGCGACGAGATCGCCGCCGAATTCGAGCGCTTCCTGGCCGAGCAGGAAGAGTAA
- a CDS encoding DUF5919 domain-containing protein yields the protein MSARPILLQILLQQRQWHRYGIFHAAYDDAARKIGRDLIGTAPSRAQLHRWTSGELKRLPYTDHCRVLEHMFPGWTADQLFGPCPDDVLSGCPSRTAPGGDLADVVAVFPTRADFTSTMPPHALFDAAKDVRAAGLSLNLICQQYPDQRLHRLVENGAELRCLFLDPDGDAIQAREREEGYTDHHLVMLTKLNIEVLSRVRDRLPDDAKDRLSLAVYDETIRFGIVLIDGETCVAQPYLPQARGVDSPTFVLRRCPESPGLYSTFERIYTELWDRSRPV from the coding sequence GTGTCAGCTCGGCCGATCCTGCTCCAAATCCTGCTGCAACAGCGGCAGTGGCACCGTTATGGGATCTTCCATGCCGCGTACGACGACGCGGCCCGGAAGATCGGCCGTGATCTCATCGGTACGGCGCCGAGCCGCGCGCAACTGCACCGCTGGACCTCCGGCGAGCTGAAGCGGCTCCCGTACACCGATCATTGCCGCGTGCTGGAGCACATGTTCCCCGGCTGGACGGCCGATCAGCTCTTCGGGCCGTGCCCGGACGACGTCCTCTCCGGCTGCCCGTCGAGGACCGCCCCCGGCGGTGACCTGGCCGATGTCGTGGCCGTCTTCCCGACCCGTGCGGACTTCACCAGCACAATGCCGCCGCACGCCTTGTTCGACGCGGCCAAGGACGTACGGGCGGCCGGCCTTTCGCTCAACCTGATCTGTCAGCAGTATCCGGACCAGCGGCTCCACCGTCTGGTCGAGAACGGCGCCGAACTGCGGTGTCTGTTCCTCGACCCGGACGGCGACGCCATTCAGGCGCGTGAGCGCGAAGAGGGATATACCGACCATCACCTGGTCATGTTGACCAAGCTGAACATCGAGGTTCTCTCCCGGGTGCGCGACCGGCTGCCGGACGACGCGAAGGATCGCCTCTCCCTCGCGGTCTACGACGAGACCATCCGGTTCGGCATCGTGCTGATCGACGGCGAGACGTGCGTGGCGCAGCCGTACCTGCCGCAGGCGCGCGGAGTGGATTCGCCGACCTTTGTCCTACGTCGATGTCCGGAAAGCCCGGGTCTTTACAGCACATTTGAGCGGATCTATACCGAATTATGGGATCGGAGCCGGCCGGTATGA
- a CDS encoding inositol monophosphatase family protein has translation MTASPGALLPAAIEAVALANELIRSRLPGPLTAKGDRDMATELDFAVERTVRGHLRERTPGVAVLGEEEGVSGDPDAELMWALDPIDGTANLVHGMPLTGVSLGLIHRGRPILGVIDLPFLGVRYWAVEHTGAYAGDRRIATSRTARLNEAIVAVGDYAVGVDADEKNGLRLALNEQLAGRVQRVRMLGSAAIDLAWVADGKLDASMTMSNKPWDTAAGVIIAREAGAVVVDQDGSDHTSSSAATIAMAPGVAEELLALVAWTQEEVTALRTRRGA, from the coding sequence ATGACGGCCTCGCCCGGAGCACTGCTCCCGGCCGCAATCGAGGCAGTCGCCCTCGCCAACGAACTCATTCGCTCCCGGTTGCCGGGTCCGCTGACCGCCAAGGGCGACCGGGACATGGCCACCGAGCTGGACTTCGCCGTCGAACGGACGGTCCGCGGCCACCTGCGCGAACGGACCCCGGGTGTGGCCGTCCTCGGCGAGGAGGAGGGGGTCAGCGGCGACCCCGACGCCGAGCTGATGTGGGCCCTGGACCCGATCGACGGCACGGCCAATCTCGTGCACGGTATGCCGCTGACCGGCGTCTCGCTGGGATTGATCCATCGGGGTCGTCCGATCCTGGGCGTGATCGACCTGCCCTTTCTCGGCGTCCGCTACTGGGCGGTCGAGCACACGGGTGCGTACGCCGGCGACCGCCGGATCGCGACGAGCCGTACGGCCAGGCTGAACGAGGCCATCGTGGCGGTCGGCGACTACGCCGTGGGAGTGGACGCGGACGAGAAGAACGGCCTGCGCCTGGCGCTCAACGAACAGCTGGCCGGCCGTGTCCAGCGGGTGCGCATGCTCGGTTCGGCCGCCATCGACCTGGCCTGGGTGGCCGACGGCAAGCTCGACGCGAGCATGACGATGTCGAACAAGCCCTGGGACACCGCCGCCGGTGTCATCATCGCGCGTGAGGCGGGCGCCGTGGTCGTCGACCAGGACGGCTCGGACCACACCTCTTCCTCGGCCGCGACGATCGCGATGGCCCCGGGCGTGGCCGAAGAACTCCTCGCGCTGGTCGCCTGGACCCAGGAGGAGGTGACGGCGCTCCGGACCCGCCGCGGTGCCTGA